A stretch of Branchiostoma lanceolatum isolate klBraLanc5 chromosome 14, klBraLanc5.hap2, whole genome shotgun sequence DNA encodes these proteins:
- the LOC136448479 gene encoding uncharacterized protein — protein MQRLEVMKTEKAKNRRIALKVARAMAQEERKRWNKGRRVQHTYGDEEAGDGNEDAGDGNEETDGEGMEETGDNETDVGIESESSSSCSDSGSSDGEDEEADNLLSETAMPSKIRNRATVVSVTRKTCVCGGSDHMRRSSKKCPQYKPRQQKENK, from the exons ATGCAGAGGCTGGAGGTGATGAAGACAGAAAAGGCCAAGAATAGGAGGATTGCTTTGAAg GTCGCAAGAGCCATGGCGCAAGAGGAGAGGAAGAGATGGAACAAGGGCAGACGTGTGCAGCATACATACGGAGATGAAGAGGCAGGTGACGGGAACGAAGATGCAGGTGACGGGAACGAAGAGACTGATGGCGAGGGGATGGAAGAGACAGGTGACAATGAGACGGATGTGGGCATTGAATCTGAGAGTAGCAGTAGCTGTAGCGATAGTGGTAGCAGTGATGGGGAAGATGAAGAGGCAGATAACTTACTATCTGAAACTGCCATGCCCTCCAAGATTAGAAATCGGGCAACAGTTGTATCTGTTACAAGGAAGACCTGTGTCTGCGGTGGTAGTGACCATATGCGGCGCTCTAGCAAGAAGTGCCCACAGTACAAACCGAGGCAACAGAAGGAAAATAAGTAA